A window of Xiphophorus hellerii strain 12219 chromosome 7, Xiphophorus_hellerii-4.1, whole genome shotgun sequence contains these coding sequences:
- the commd6 gene encoding COMM domain-containing protein 6, translating into MPAAEESHGISRAVDKICSLPPYVLTETSQHILTYLQGQTSGVDSAEIDLSLQRAGVTIDHEAVQGITRFLLLTFRSAGKNNFSADELVSKLEEGSSKWSKASLQILHTLWSEHGASVRAQQEVQSMLSIGQLVDMQWKLGMAVSSDTCRSLNSPYVSLLLKIVEPSGQICQRAFEMTIPQFQNFHKQFKEMAAIMETV; encoded by the exons ATGCCAGCGGCAGAGGAATCACACG GCATCAGCAGAGCTGTAGACAAAATCTGCAGCTTGCCTCCATATGTGTTAACTGAAACA TCTCAGCACATTCTGACATATCTTCAAGGCCAAACTAGTGGAGTAGATTCAGCTGAAATTGATCTT AGCCTTCAGAGGGCCGGGGTAACAATTGATCATGAAGCTGTCCAGGGTATTACCAGATTTCTTCTGTTGACATTCAG GTCAGCTGGAAAGAACAACTTCTCTGCAGACGAACTTGTGTCCAAACTGGAAGAAGGCAGCAGCAAATGGTCCAAAGCTTCTCTTCAGATCTTGCACACGTTGTGGAGTGAACATGGTGCCTCGGTCCGTGCTCAGCAGGAAGTACAGTCCATGCTGAGCATCGGTCAG CTTGTGGACATGCAGTGGAAGCTGGGGATGGCGGTGAGTTCAGACACATGCCGGTCTCTAAACTCCCCATACGTGTCTCTGCTGCTGAAGATCGTCGAGCCCTCTGGACAGATCTGCCAGAGGGCTTTCGAGATGACCATTCCACAGTTCCAG AATTTTCACAAGCAGTTCAAGGAGATGGCAGCGATTATGGAGACTGTATGA
- the uchl3 gene encoding ubiquitin carboxyl-terminal hydrolase isozyme L3: MDSPRWLPLESNPEVMTKFVSCLGMKPSWQFGDVYGLEPELLNLVPRPVCAVLLLFPVTEKYEAFKQEEEERLKGQGHGVSPDVYFIKQTIGNACGTIGLIHAVANNQAHLQFEADSPLKKFLEQTAKMTPQERATFLEKDESIRVTHESSAQEGQTEAPSLDEKVNLHFVAFVNVGGQLYELDGGKPFPIVHGKTTEDTLLEDAVEVCKVFMARDPQEVRFTIIALSKDSF, from the exons ATGGACTCTCCACGCTGGCTGCCTCTGGAGTCCAATCCAGAA gtcaTGACCAAG tttgtcagctgtttgggCATGAAGCCATCTTGGCAGTTTGGGGACGTTTACGGGTTGGAACCAGAGCTTCTGAACTTGGTACCAAGACCAGTGTGTGCAGTGCTGCTCCTCTTCCCTGTAACAGAGAAG TATGAGGCGTTTAAgcaagaagaggaggagagactGAAAGGCCAGGGGCACGGAGTCTCCCCTGACGTATACTTTATCAAGCAAACTATTGGGAACGCCTGTGGAACGATCGGATTAATTCACGCAGTGGCTAACAACCAGGCACACCTGCAGTTTG AGGCCGACTCTCCCCTTAAGAAGTTCCTTGAACAAACGGCAAAAATGACCCCACAGGAAAGGGCCACGTTTCTGGAAAAGGACGAG AGCATACGTGTCACACATGAATCTAGCGCACAGGAGGGACAAACTGAG GCCCCGAGTTTAGATGAAAAAGTCAATCTGCATTTTGTAGCTTTTGTGAACGTCGGAGGACAGTTATACGAACTAG ATGGAGGGAAGCCTTTCCCTATTGTCCATGGAAAAACTACAGAAGATACGCTCCTTGAG GACGCTGTAGAAGTTTGTAAGGTTTTCATGGCTCGCGACCCTCAGGAAGTCCGTTTCACCATCATCGCTCTGTCCAAAGACTCGTTCTGA
- the LOC116723350 gene encoding uncharacterized protein LOC116723350 produces MACCVAVGCCNRSDRKDLSFYRFPKDPERRTLWVQAVCRRNWNPTDYSRICSKHFISGQKSNNPLSPDYVPSLFAYTPTAERRVIKREASYSEEPTKKSRTKSNQTEIISAATALLDLSGTGPNSGTADDNGEDVDLYNEEVCQADLPGEEEEETGVEAQTDLSGEDVDILTSAVQKLTSEKQLLTDQLKIMDLSEESFKDNDEKTKVYTGLPTFVSLMTIMDLIMPCLRKPNSALSPFHKCLLTLMKLRLNVSMLYLSYVFRVHYSTVAKTFSDVITFLNIKLVPSTVFWPERDQIKSTMPQLFKATYPDCVSILDCFEVLTEGPSYLETKTINSSHYKSHNTMKYLISVTPQGFINFISKGWAGRTSDRLVTESCGYLNNLAPGDAVLANKGFNIEDIVALRGARLIVPVITKGVKQLPHGEITEGKKLLSVRINMDRALGNLMQKYPILRSTFPIKFLLTDQAVKMSTLDKIMRVTCGLCNICNSVMPCN; encoded by the exons ATGGCTTGCTGTGTCGCTGTCGGCTGCTGTAATCGATCAGACAGAAAAGACTTGTCATTTTACCGCTTTCCTAAAGACCCAGAGAGGAGGACTTTATGGGTGCAAGCAGTGTGCCGCCGAAACTGGAATCCCACCGACTACTCCAGAATATGCAGTAAACATTTCATCTCGG gacaaaaaagcaacaacccTCTGTCTCCGGATTATGTACCCTCTCTTTTTGCGTATACCCCAACCGCTGAAAGGAGAGTCATAAAAAGAGAAGCAAGCTACAGCGAGGAACCTACGAAGAAGAGTCGCACCAAATCTAATCAG ACTGAAATAATAAGTGCTGCAACTGCACTGCTGGATCTTTCTGGGACTGGACCAAACAGTGGGACAGCGGATGACAATGGGGAAGACGTTGACCTGTACAACGAAGAGGTTTGCCAAGCAGATCTGCCTggggaagaggaagaagaaacgGGTGTGGAAGCTCAGACTGACCTGAGCGGTGAAGATGTTGACATTTTGACATCCGCAGTTCAAAAGTTGACTTCAGAAAAACAACTGCTGACTGATCAGCTAAAGATCATGGACCTCTCTGAGGAATCGTTTAAAgataatgatgaaaaaacaaaggTTTACACAGGTTTACCGACATTTGTCTCATTAATGACCATCATGGATTTGATCATGCCTTGTTTACGGAAACCAAACTCGGCCTTATCGCCATTTCACAAATGCTTATTGACATTAATGAAGCTAAGACTTAATGTCAGTATGCTATACCTATCATATGTTTTCAGAGTTCACTACAGCAcagttgcaaaaacattttctgatgtgATCacctttttaaatatcaaattagTTCCTTCTACTGTATTTTGGCCAGAAAGAGATCAGATAAAAAGTACAATGCCCCAACTTTTTAAAGCTACATATCCTGATTGTGTTTCGATACTGGACTGTTTTGAGGTATTAACTGAAGGACCTTCATACCTtgaaaccaaaaccataaaCAGTTCACATTATAAAAGTCACAATACAATGAAGTATTTAATTTCAGTAACGCCACAAGGTTTCATTAATTTTATATCCAAAGGATGGGCTGGCCGTACGTCCGATCGGCTGGTAACGGAGAGCTGTGGCTACCTGAACAATCTTGCTCCAGGAGATGCTGTTCTTGCAAACAAAGGGTTTAATATTGAAGATATTGTTGCACTACGTGGTGCGAGGTTGATAGTTCCTGTCATCACAAAAGGTGTCAAACAGCTGCCGCATGGGGAAATCACAGAAGGTAAAAAACTTTTATCAGTTAGAATAAATATGGACCGAGCTCTGGGCAACCTAATGCAAAAATACCCAATTTTACGGAGCACCTTTCCTATCAAGTTCTTACTCACGGATCAAGCGGTAAAGATGTCAACGCTTGATAAAATTATGAGAGTCACTTGTGGCCTCTGCAATATATGTAACTCTGTGATGCCATGTAATTAG